Proteins encoded in a region of the Pirellulales bacterium genome:
- a CDS encoding 2-dehydro-3-deoxyglucarate aldolase — protein sequence MRTNPVKRALREGKASYGTWLSLGDLYATRVLARMGFEWLTLDLEHAAIDWSQAAMIFAAVADAGCVPLARVPQGSHDYIKRVLDAGAWGIVVPMVNTVEQARVAIAAAKYPPVGNRSLGGGMHSLNFAASSGEYYKRANDEILVVLQTESPQGVANAEAIYSLPGVDAIFVGPVDLRANMRRPDGSEASDAEFEALLQAVIDAGNKTGTPTGMHVMDPEAALARTRQGMRFLAIGSDLRMMTERAQQVLRTVKPDGEGKDVARY from the coding sequence ATGAGAACGAATCCGGTCAAACGCGCGCTGCGCGAAGGGAAAGCCAGCTATGGCACCTGGCTCTCGCTGGGGGATTTGTACGCCACGCGAGTCTTGGCGCGGATGGGGTTTGAGTGGTTGACGCTCGACCTGGAGCACGCGGCGATCGACTGGTCGCAAGCGGCGATGATCTTCGCGGCGGTGGCCGACGCCGGATGCGTGCCGTTGGCGCGCGTGCCGCAGGGGAGCCACGACTACATCAAGCGCGTGCTGGACGCCGGCGCCTGGGGGATTGTCGTGCCGATGGTGAACACAGTGGAGCAGGCGCGGGTGGCGATCGCCGCGGCCAAGTATCCGCCGGTGGGCAATCGCAGCCTGGGGGGCGGCATGCACTCGCTGAACTTCGCCGCCAGCAGCGGCGAATATTACAAGCGGGCGAACGACGAGATTTTGGTGGTGCTGCAGACGGAAAGCCCGCAAGGGGTAGCCAACGCCGAGGCGATCTATTCCTTGCCGGGGGTCGATGCGATCTTTGTGGGGCCGGTCGATTTGCGAGCGAACATGCGCCGGCCCGACGGCAGCGAGGCGAGCGACGCCGAATTCGAGGCGCTGCTGCAAGCGGTGATCGACGCGGGCAACAAGACGGGTACGCCGACCGGCATGCACGTGATGGACCCCGAGGCGGCGCTGGCGCGCACGCGGCAAGGGATGCGGTTTTTGGCGATTGGCAGCGACTTGCGAATGATGACCGAACGCGCGCAGCAGGTGCTGCGCACGGTGAAGCCCGATGGGGAGGGCAAGGACGTGGCGCGCTACTAA
- a CDS encoding phosphoenolpyruvate hydrolase family protein, which translates to MLFQRQAILERLRAKVARGEPIVGGGAGTGISAKMSEAGGIDLLVIYNSGRFRMAGRGSLSGMMPYGDANAIVLEMAREVIPVARQTPVLAGVCGTDPFRLMPLFLKEVMAAGFSGVQNFPTVGLIDGVFRANLEETDMGFGLEVDMIRTASELGLLTTPYCFNPDEARAMTAAGADILIPHLGLTTKGSIGASTAVTLEEGARRVQAMCDAAKRERSDVLVLCHGGPIAEPADAQHILDHTEGVVGFYGASSMERLPVEPAIAGRVREFTQLRLGK; encoded by the coding sequence ATGCTCTTTCAACGGCAGGCGATCCTGGAACGGCTCCGCGCGAAGGTGGCGCGGGGCGAACCGATTGTTGGCGGCGGCGCCGGCACCGGCATCAGCGCCAAGATGTCGGAGGCGGGGGGCATTGATCTACTGGTGATCTACAACTCGGGACGCTTCCGCATGGCGGGGCGCGGCTCGCTGTCGGGCATGATGCCGTATGGCGACGCCAACGCGATTGTGCTGGAGATGGCGCGCGAGGTGATTCCGGTCGCGCGCCAGACACCGGTGCTGGCGGGCGTGTGCGGCACCGATCCGTTTCGGCTGATGCCGCTGTTTCTCAAGGAGGTGATGGCAGCCGGATTTTCGGGGGTGCAGAACTTTCCGACCGTGGGACTGATCGACGGCGTGTTTCGCGCCAATCTGGAAGAGACCGACATGGGCTTTGGGTTGGAAGTGGACATGATTCGCACGGCCAGCGAGTTGGGCCTTTTGACCACGCCGTATTGCTTCAACCCCGACGAGGCGCGGGCGATGACCGCGGCCGGGGCGGATATTTTGATTCCGCACCTGGGGCTGACGACCAAAGGCTCGATTGGCGCCAGCACGGCAGTGACGCTGGAAGAAGGGGCACGGCGCGTGCAGGCGATGTGCGACGCAGCGAAGCGCGAGCGGAGCGACGTGCTGGTGCTGTGCCACGGCGGACCGATCGCCGAGCCGGCCGACGCGCAGCACATTCTCGATCACACCGAGGGGGTGGTGGGCTTTTACGGCGCGAGCAGCATGGAGCGGTTGCCGGTGGAGCCCGCCATCGCCGGGCGGGTGCGCGAGTTCACGCAATTGCGGTTGGGCAAATAG
- a CDS encoding Tm-1-like ATP-binding domain-containing protein → MPLYLLATLDTKGGEARYLRDELARLGVAVTLVDVGALGEPQLEGDIDRAAVFAAAGASVKEIAARRDRGEAVTRATEGARALVRDHFERGLVSGVIAMGGSAGTTIGTAAMRALPLGVPKLMVSTLASGEVRHYVGDKDILMLNSVVDIAGLNRITKSVLSSAARAMAGMLLLPRGADAETSGKPLIAATMFGVTTPCIEEARRVLEASGYEVLVFHATGSGGKAMESLIADGLIAGVLDITTTELADELVGGFLTAGPERLTAAGQRGVPQVVSVGATDMVNFHGPESVPARFGGRKFYQHNPAVTLMRTTAEECRRIGADIGAKLAAATGPAAIYFPRRGVSAIDRAGAAFDDPEARGALLSGLRETAAGVEIVELDQHINDPEFAGVAARRLIELMQSSRQKAN, encoded by the coding sequence ATGCCGTTGTATTTGCTGGCCACGCTGGACACCAAGGGGGGCGAAGCGCGCTATCTGCGCGACGAATTGGCGCGGCTAGGGGTTGCGGTCACGCTGGTCGACGTGGGCGCGCTGGGCGAACCCCAGCTCGAGGGCGACATAGATCGCGCGGCGGTGTTTGCCGCCGCGGGCGCCAGCGTGAAAGAGATCGCCGCGCGGCGCGACCGGGGGGAGGCGGTAACGCGCGCGACCGAGGGGGCGCGGGCGCTGGTGCGCGATCACTTCGAGCGCGGCCTGGTGAGCGGCGTTATCGCCATGGGCGGTTCGGCCGGCACCACCATCGGCACGGCGGCGATGCGGGCGCTGCCGCTGGGCGTGCCGAAGCTGATGGTCAGCACGCTCGCTTCTGGCGAGGTGCGGCACTACGTCGGCGACAAAGACATTTTGATGCTCAACTCGGTGGTCGACATCGCCGGTCTGAATCGCATCACCAAGAGCGTGCTCAGTAGCGCCGCGCGGGCGATGGCGGGCATGCTGCTGTTGCCGCGCGGCGCGGACGCCGAGACGAGCGGCAAGCCGCTGATCGCGGCCACCATGTTCGGCGTCACCACGCCGTGCATCGAGGAGGCGCGGCGCGTGCTGGAGGCGAGCGGGTACGAGGTGCTGGTGTTCCACGCCACTGGCTCGGGGGGGAAGGCGATGGAGTCGCTCATCGCCGATGGGCTGATCGCCGGCGTGCTCGACATCACCACCACCGAACTGGCCGACGAACTGGTGGGGGGCTTTCTGACCGCTGGACCCGAGCGACTGACGGCCGCCGGCCAGCGCGGCGTGCCGCAGGTGGTGTCGGTCGGCGCCACCGACATGGTGAACTTTCACGGGCCAGAGAGCGTGCCGGCGCGATTTGGGGGCAGGAAGTTTTATCAGCACAATCCCGCAGTGACGCTGATGCGGACGACGGCGGAAGAGTGCCGGCGAATCGGCGCCGACATCGGAGCCAAGCTCGCGGCCGCGACCGGGCCGGCGGCGATTTACTTTCCGCGGCGGGGGGTGTCGGCGATTGACCGGGCAGGGGCCGCGTTCGACGACCCCGAGGCGCGCGGCGCGCTGCTGTCGGGATTGCGCGAGACGGCGGCCGGGGTGGAAATCGTGGAGCTTGACCAGCACATTAATGACCCGGAGTTTGCCGGGGTGGCCGCGCGACGTTTGATCGAACTGATGCAGTCATCCAGACAGAAAGCCAACTGA